The nucleotide sequence CCCTGAAGATGTGTTCAGTTTATAACTCATCTCTACTCCTTggaaaacaactcaataaaaactcAGTTGGTTTCCCACCAGccatgggcaggggtgggggataccttgttattatttcataaaataaaaataacaataataataataatagtaataataataataaataataataataaaagaagtcttaaaacagcactgggcacattggagagagtcaataaatgcttcctggctTAAGTCAAAAGTGATGACTCAGTGATTCCATGGCTGCTGTATTTGCTGAGCTAATTACTCCTTTGCTccattacacatttttttaactgaaaaagaaatacatgcaaatggttaaaaaaaattcaaacagagcacaaaaatacacaagtgAAAGAAGTTTACCCTCATCCTCTGTTCTTCCAGCCCTCCCTGGAGATGCCACTGTTTACTATCCTTTGGATGCTTTTCCAGATATGCTATGCACATTCCCAACTATgtatgtaaattcctttaaagttttagttatttttaacttaaagggaTTTAAATCCTCAAGTGGCTTCTGCCCGGGTAATAGAacagaacaaatctgactccatattagatctttTCATTTGACTTTAACCCTATGCTCTGTCTCCTAGGCTTCATCTTgcttgtaaaacaatgttgcttagagcctgaaatatacaggagagcctattctgaaggctctgacctttaaggatatttaacactttttcattcataaaaagataacaaattacagaatagaaaataacgtttgttttgttggaggtttacagagatTTGACCCAGGCagatagctgcaagaacaaaggattctaacaaGAAGGAATTCCTACACCAGGAAGATTGCAACAACCAAGCACGtaggaaaggagcctgaattctgacttggggagatggttttccaggacattagTTTGCCATCTAGGTCTACAGAGacttgctattccttgccccaacacctggtctcccaacttattggcctgtcctgcactgaggagaatgaatttggactcggtaacactccTATCTACCTAGCAAGCTGGGCACTGGAACTGAGTGTTATggaaacaacaggccagccaagaaacaagcaccactgggagggttggagtactcagatttattatgccggcgggctcagaggggcttctgctccgaagatCTGAGCAACTCCAAGACATGCACATGAGGTTTTaaagggttaattacaagtaagGGTgtattagccaataaggctcaaacaacaaaaagcaaggaatcagtacactggagcttatcaactTGTAatagatcacgttactgacacctGTTGAggttggatttacgagttagcttgttagcccagtaaactgacactaaacttcagatttacgagttagcccagcagaatttagatcagtaaaccgacacttatcacacttagatttgtgacttagcttgttagcccagctgggcttttcctttaCATGAGGATAGCTCTCCCACACCCAGGGAACTACTGTGAGCCCTTGATGGTTCCACTAGGGTGGGGTGTGGTTTACCCAGGAGGGATGGGGACTGTGCACCAACACTCAGGCAGTCTGCTCTGTCTGGGGCTCTGATCTTGTACCACCCCGCTCCCCGCCAGCCCAACACCTGGGAGAGTGGAACTAAGGCAGAGATCATGCCTGCCTGTTTCCCAGCGTGTAAAAGGGGAATAGGTACTCTTCCCAAGGTAGTTCTGAGCGACAACACCTGCGGGTGCTTGGTTCCCAGAGCAACAGAAAACCCAGCTCCGCGTGGGGGCAACGGGTGTGATACCCATAGGGGTTCTGCAGAAGCATCGGATGGAGGGCTGGATCAGAGAGGTAAAACATGAGCTGCGGGCCTTGAAGGGTAACAGAATGGTACAGAGGCAGGACTGCCGCCTCCTTCGGGGTGCCCCCAGAGGTAaagctttttctctccatctccgctacgaccctcccctctccagatccatcccttttctctgctcttcctgtccatctgtctccctccacttttcccctcctctcctccccctcccatcttcttccctccctcgCTGCCCCACCTTCTCTCGCAGAACCCAGAGTGGATCGCTGGCCCTCCTGCGCATGGGCAGTCGGTGCCAGCTGGACCGCGGGTTGGAAGCTCCAGCTCCGAGCCGGGGATCGGCCCCAAAGGCTTCTCAGCTCTGTCGACCGGTAGGCCTTTAGCTCCTGCCCGGGGCCGGGCCCCTGGCTGTGGAAATGCAAGGTGGGGGCTCCCGGGAAAGGGGTCAGGCGGCTGCGGGAGGGCGGTCGGCATGTCACAGCCCCCCAGGGCGCCAGTCAGCCTGTGTTCAGCTGAATTGCTCTGGCCAGACCCCTCTGCCCGCGCCACCTACACCGGCCACCGGCCACACCTGTCCATGGCCAGGTGTGCACCTGCCAGCTCTCACCAGCCGGGCCCCCCTCAGTCCGTGCTGGcgtccccttccctctctcccgcCCGCGAGTCCTCTCCTCCCGGGCTGCTCTCCTCGGCCACCTGCCCGTCCCCGCCCTGGGCGGGCTGGTCCCTGGCGGGCGGGGTCTGCGGACCCGAACGGggcaggcggggctggggctggggatggcCTCCGAGCGGGGCTGCAGCCCGCGTTTCACCAACCCCCCCCCAGCTTTTCCCTGCCCCGCGACACCGGGGCTGCCctgctcttcctttcctgctcCCTGAGGACAAGCTCAGCGGCGTGGGCGCTGCTCCCTGGGCTGAGAGCCTCCGGCTGTAAAGCCCAGCTTCTGGTGGAGTCGGGAAAGTGGATCCTCAGTGCTGAGCgagcttctgtctcctccctcagtgtttcTGCCCCAGGTAAGTACCTTGAACACTTTCAGGTGTTATGATGGCGGTGCTTGTTGATGTCACGTGTTTTTATAGTGCCAGGGATTACAGTGTTGAAAGCAGGGCTTGgttcagttaaaaatgagctGAAGGCATGAGGCTGTGACatgctccttccttcccactcccagggTGAAACGTGTAACCGtcgattttaaaaagatagttacAGTCCCTAACTAGCCCAGCCCAGCTAGGGTGCGTTAACAGGAACAGCACCACCAGAGGCGTTGGAGACCCAGGGACATTGCAGTCCTAAAGAGCTCCTGGcacagtttggtttgttttggttttttgtttttcttaaatcgTGGGGCAGACTAGTagtatagagggaaaaataattgtcaagaaatattttttcatataacagctttattg is from Camelus ferus isolate YT-003-E unplaced genomic scaffold, BCGSAC_Cfer_1.0 contig2947, whole genome shotgun sequence and encodes:
- the LOC116662515 gene encoding uncharacterized protein LOC116662515, which gives rise to MEGWIREVKHELRALKGNRMVQRQDCRLLRGAPRGKAFSLHLRYDPPLSRSIPFLCSSCPSVSLHFSPPLLPLPSSSLPRCPTFSRRTQSGSLALLRMGSRCQLDRGLEAPAPSRGSAPKASQLCRPCFCPRACNMSIPDYVQCAEDYETLPVVVKPVGIISEENFFCIYKRISLVSQISPCSSQGALCMHYRHHYAPKNGWSGFQTHRMVVGLVTITDCLSAKAFEKLHVQRSCMAPRLMTLSSLSLCCMGR